A stretch of Dysidea avara chromosome 5, odDysAvar1.4, whole genome shotgun sequence DNA encodes these proteins:
- the LOC136256389 gene encoding terminal uridylyltransferase 4-like, with protein MKRFKRGLKRKLSALICTRCGLAGHSDTDQTCPDWEVTELTHYPPLSSTCYAKMSSLLINHKNQECLTKEQRRWREGICSFIESVIKPIYPSAQLVLFGSSANGFGTPTSDLDISMKLPGNVGHNQQSSIVKNLLKHLRKRARRDCWHYNDLEAIPWAKVPIVKMTLSHQLNSLGCDISVGNYMALHNTEMLATYARVDERVQILGIALKQFAKDANMCDASTGSLSSYSYIILLIHYLQQVEPPVVPVLQQIGHKGTILVDNWNCWFYRFDHPSQLERAWPHVGENQSSVGELWVNFFKYYLEKFDWKREVVTIRRLQSLSKLEKGWSHKSACIEDPFNHSRNLAGHLNSEMWQYIQMMMQSGRDHYCDPAFYRLPITDERVFKISATKEQLPQLPEDDDDDERALEIVTNEDELPRDDVICISSDSEDGNDQGVTITSITMGATTSTVKRHPHQVHPPFGNTIPVYTGTRDGPSPKRQRTVSYSSKDGHNGSASSSQHSSTPFSGLTVTVPGPRTALLTPPPLIPISSQPQPVPPRHNTTGKTQLRQPPHSISSPTFRTPQRKELQFHTYSGPKQQISPQVYSGQNIFSNSPQQQPQMHTFSGSKQRRGRGKTSPQIHVYSGPKKQSTPTTHTAPRQTSKQQRGQISPQTYSGPKRVASSTGHSSQGNGDYGRNYGSIDNDLKAFAEDFPTEGYQLSTGLKSYQSSHDRNSSYRLSLDHDDSYRSSRDADLTGNYTSSVDDYQRRESRFDSSRSTQDYPRSSVVNGGQYTSPREPNTTSNISSDFYKIVAANAVLSGYTPPVRGDRHFSDYYRR; from the exons ATGAAGAGATTTAAACGAGGCCTCAAGCGT AAACTCTCCGCCTTAATCTGTACAAGGTGTGGACTGGCTGGACACAGTGATACAGACCAG ACTTGTCCAGATTGGGAGGTGACGGAGCTGACCCACTATCCTCCATTGTCATCAACTTGTTATGCTAAAATGTCTTCACTGCTCATCAATCATAAAA ATCAAGAATGCCTGACCAAGGAGCAGAGAAGATGGAGAGAGGGAATTTGTTCATTCATTGAAAGTGTAATCAAACCGATTTATCCCT CTGCTCAGCTGGTATTATTTGGCTCATCTGCTAATGGATTTGGTACACCTACCAGTGACCTGGATATCAGTATGAAGCTGCCTGGAAATGTTGGG CACAATCAGCAGTCTTCAATAGTTAAAAATCTACTGAAACATTTGAGGAAGAGAGCTAGAAGAG ATTGCTGGCATTATAATGACCTAGAGGCCATCCCATGGGCTAAGGTGCCGATAGTAAAAATGACACTGTCTCATCA GTTGAACTCCCTCGGCTGTGACATTAGTGTTGGTAACTACATG GCTCTTCACAACACTGAGATGTTGGCTACTTATGCCAGAGTCGATGAACGTGTTCAGATATTGGGTATTGCCTTGAAGCAGTTTGCAAAG GATGCAAACATGTGTGATGCCTCTACTGGTAGCTTGTCATCATACTCCTATATCATCCTGTTGATACACTATCTACAACAAGTGGAGCCTCCTGTGGTACCTGTACTACAACAG ATTGGTCATAAAGGTACTATACTTGTTGATAACTGGAATTGCTGGTTCTACCGGTTTGACCACCCATCCCAACTG GAAAGGGCGTGGCCCCATGTGGGAGAGAACCAGAGCAGTGTAGGAGAGTTATGGGTgaacttcttcaa GTACTACCTGGAGAAGTTTGACTGGAAGAGAGAAGTGGTCACTATTAGACGATTACAATCACTGAGCAAACTAGAGAAGGGCTGGTCCCATAAGAGTGCTTGTATTGAAG ACCCATTCAACCATAGCAGGAATCTGGCAGGACACCTGAACTCTGAAA TGTGGCAGTATATACAAATGATGATGCAGAGTGGGCGTGACCACTATTGTGACCCCGCCTTCTACCGTCTGCCAATTACTGAT GAGAGAGTGTTCAAGATTAGTGCAACCAAAGAACAGTTACCACAACTAcctgaagatgatgatgatgat GAGAGAGCTCTTGAGATTGTTACTAATGAAGATGAGCTACCACGAGATGACGTCATTTGCATATCATCTGACTCAGAAGATGGCAATGATCAAGGTGTCACCATAACATCCATCACTATGGGCGCTACCACTAGTACTGTTAAGAGACATCCACATCAAGTCCATCCACCATTTGGTAACACTATACCAGTATATACTGGTACTAGAGATGGGCCTAGCCCTAAAAGACAACGTACCGTCAGTTACAGTAGCAAAGATGGCCACAATGGTTCTGCCAGCTCATCACAACATTCTTCGACTCCATTTA GTGGTTTAACAGTCACAGTACCTGGACCCCGCACAGCGTTGCTCACCCCTCCACCACTAATACCCATTTCCAGTCAACCTCAGCCAGTACCACCACGTCACAATACAACTGGTAAAACACAACTACGACAACCTCCCCATTCTATCAGTTCTCCCACCTTCCGAACTCCTCAAAGAAAAGAACTACAATTCCACACCTATTCTGGCCCTAAACAACAGATATCGCCCCAAGTGTACTCTGGTCAAAATATTTTCTCTAATAGTCCTCAACAACAACCACAGATGCATACATTCTCCGGTTCTAAGCAACGAAGAGGAAGAGGAAAAACCTCACCACAGATACATGTATATTCTGGCCCTAAGAAACAGAGTACCCCTACTACCCACACTGCTCCAAGACAGACTTCAAAGCAGCAAAGAGGACAGATATCACCTCAGACTTACTCTGGTCCTAAACGAGTTGCTAGTAGCACAGGCCACAGTAGTCAGGGCAACGGAGACTATGGGAGAAACTATGGCTCCATTGATAACGATTTAAAAGCTTTTGCTGAGGATTTCCCAACAGAAGGCTATCAGTTAAGCACTGGTCTCAAAAGCTATCAATCAAGTCATGATCGTAATAGCAGCTACAGATTAAGTCTTGATCATGATGACAGCTACAGGTCAAGCCGAGATGCTGATCTAACAGGAAATTATACATCAAGTGTTGATGACTACCAGAGAAGAGAATCAAGATTTGACAGCAGCAGATCAACCCAAGATTACCCCAGAAGTTCAGTTGTCAATGGTGGACAGTACACATCTCCTAGGGAACCAAACACCACTAGTAACATATCATCAGACTTTTATAAGATAGTTGCAGCCAACGCAGTGTTGAGTGGGTACACTCCTCCAGTGAGAGGTGATAGACACTTCAGTGATTACTATCGTAGATAG
- the LOC136256392 gene encoding dystrophin-like translates to MALPNVEEISERDRVLEVEEPETANDPDKGQLPEGWDRAETSENVPYYISHVDGQTHWDHPDMMELKEKFEDFNQIKYAAYRTAMKLRAIQTFIHMSRIKLSIIRDTLDHHGLTVTHNSSVISVIEMEAILVTMFNQVNVTWSKSNRDHCAELCLNWILNCYDSGRTGKVNVMQFKLALAVLCSASLEDKYVYMFGQICSQGRSVNKAILTNFVKDIILIPQQLGEHSSFLEEQIEIDADAAATNCLQFSQRTIHQGVGSNDFVSWMLGEPKFIVWLPTMHRLAASETVKHEAKCGVCKRYPIVGMRFRSLKDFSTDFCQACYFTQKTTKNHKLVHPVREYCLATTTGDDVKDFAKVVRNKFSKRRRHKRKYSYNNYHYRGSGGIEKETVTESPLQSVHNRIHQLAERLANDETDESPEGPMVYTARDNLNAKILALEEENRQLSKEMAMLRTTSPTNKEDTEELSTRLEILQEYARQLEKEIEQLREMLHQQYQQPLVVAASSSVSSARDLITIGSEETDIDALMKLMMEAFPTGQEPGMAVYIHEELYQKMMSVSDTTAGLTQDVITCYTPHT, encoded by the exons ATGGCGTTGCCTAACGTCGAGGAGATTTCTGAGAGAGATAGAGTTTTGGAAGTAGAAGAACCAGAGACGGCTAATGACCCGGACAAAG GACAGTTACCCGAGGGATGGGATCGTGCTGAAACCAGCGAAAATGTCCCGTACTATATCAG CCACGTTGATGGACAGACACACTGGGATCATCCTGATATGATGGAACTGAAGGAGAAGTTTG AGGATTTTAATCAGATCAAATATGCAGCCTACAGGACAGCAATGAAGTTACGGGCAATACAGACATTCATCCACA TGAGCAGAATCAAGCTCAGCATAATAAGGGACACACTGGATCATCATGGACTAACAGTTACACACAACTCCAGTGTCATCTCAGTGATAGAGATGGAGGCCATACTAGTGACCATGTTCAACCAGGTTAATGTGACATGGTCTAAGAGTAATCGTGATCATTGTGCTGAGCTGTGTCTTAACTGGATCCTAAACTGTTATGATAG TGGTCGTACTGGTAAAGTTAATGTGATGCAGTTCAAGCTAGCACTAGCTGTACTGTGTAGTGCCTCACTGGAGGATAAATATGTGT ATATGTTTGGACAAATTTGCTCACAAGGAAGATCAGTTAACAAGGCCATTTTAACAAACTTTGTCAAAGACATCATTCTG ATTCCTCAACAATTGGGTGAACACTCTTCATTTCTGGAGGAGCAAATTGAAATAGATGCTGACGCGGCTGCAACTAACTGTTTGCAGTTT tCTCAGAGGACCATACATCAAGGGGTTGGCTCTAATGATTTTGTGTCGTGGATGTTGGGTGAGCCAAAATTTATTGTATGGCTGCCGACAATGCATCGATTAGCAGCATCAGAAACAG TCAAACATGAAGCtaagtgtggtgtgtgtaaGAGATATCCCATAGTGGGCATGAGATTCCGCAGCCTAAAGGACTTTAGTACTGATTTTTGTCAG GCATGTTACTTCACCCAGAAGACCACCAAAAACCACAAATTGGTCCATCCTGTGAGGGAATACTGTTTAGCG ACTACTACCGGCGATGATGTTaaagattttgctaaagttgtACGTAACAAGTTCTCCAAGCGACGTCGTCACAAGCGCAAGTACAGCTACAACAACTACCATTACCGGGGCAGTGGGGGCATTGAAAAAGAAAC GGTGACTGAGTCTCCACTACAATCAGTTCACAACAGAATACACCAACTAGCAGAGAG GTTGGCCAATGATGAAACAGATGAAAGTCCTGAGGGACCAATGGTGTACACTGCTAGAGACAACTTGAATGCTAAGATATTAGCTCTTGAAGAAGAGAACAG ACAACTGTCAAAAGAGATGGCAATGTTGAGAACAACTTCCCCTACTAACAAAGAGGATACAGAGGAGTTGAGCACAAGACTTGAGATATTACAAGAATATGCTAGACAACTAGAGAAGGAGATTGAACAACTGAGGGAAATGTTACACCAGCAGTACCAACAGCCATTAGTAGTAGCAGCTAGTAGCAGTGTATCATCAGCTAGGGACCTCATTACAATCGGATCAGAAGAAACTGATATTGATGCCCTAATGAAGTTGATGATGGAGGCCTTCCCAACTGGTCAAGAACCAG GAATGGCGGTATATATCCATGAAGAGTTATACCAGAAGATGATGAGTGTTAGTGACACAACTGCCGGACTAACACAAGATGTGATCACCTGCTATACACCTCATACCTAA